The Takifugu rubripes chromosome 3, fTakRub1.2, whole genome shotgun sequence genome contains a region encoding:
- the LOC101071262 gene encoding zinc finger protein 335 isoform X5, translating into MDSEENEVESSSDAGPSGMEEPSESGMGMESSEAMSADSSDAAASHLQAPESDCHVGQSSERLVVFIPETSSSTDIRVSSVHLPDSSSVAQSTSVSSVSTVTQSVLVSESAQVLVHSSAASEGAMMVSDSTASTSSDLGSAIDKIIESTIGPDMMNGCIAVTSAEDGGAETTQYLILQGPDDGAPMVAQMSSSALSNRIAIEALGEGPTSTCVDQGDLQRNLEPDQPDDRPGHSGYPEDSSSQPDQPQHSHPSQYMDCSGDGPDQTEESSSSFVECSSEGPDQTRSQSRFPDYNEETSNQDLPGYVECSGADSNATSHGHYVVECSAGYLECVVDDGERPHHSRSYIDSSADHQTQTSRQYGAEYRGECVAAADSEQPGCSRYRRTDDDEDDEQNQDPDQPQHSQQPHQISCYMENSNGREASIYADDSSSSDHPLADTAGSVGLPEALECSESQSGPYISSSGTYNPNPEPEPEAQHCSPSQEEPQGSQAPQNEAKVDREMETSTVADGSREIPPNLAELEEMMEVVIVQQFKCKMCPYKSASKDTLINHMRDRHFKPAGDMTKKRKRGRPTKSEMLARQQAEREETIERKAAKLKAAEPQQAEEDEDDVVDAGAIDDPEDDSDYNPADADCDGRPPPVPKKSTPPISSSSQGRPRRKVGRPRKYSLLDEGYNEQEAEDVAKKSKMDGDTSPPEEASSSGLNNGTTMATSEETAEAAVSQSDSENKDPSSNAQPEELYKSKRGRPSKHFLRNKYKKYINRNRCFKSIRPLLRPHNCWICGSRFLTQEDLRFHVDSHEGNDPELFKCLQCNYRCKRWSSLKEHMFNHKGSKPFKCEECDYSSVYRKDVLRHSAVHNKDKKRKTEMAPKASEFLCPVCDKVYPMQKRLTQHMKTHSSEKPHMCDKCGKSFKKRYTFKMHLLTHIQSLGDSRFKCEFCEYTCENKKLLLNHQLSHTNDRPFKCDFCKYSTSKEEFLVSHLAIKHTGEKPFSCTMCHFMTKHRKNLRLHVQCRHPEAFEEWSVAHPEEPARRRRRPFFTLQQIEELKQQYDSSPGMPRTIVTVDSATLQAMQGVESASVSQDTLGNTTIIYEQAETDLSAQNALHLLLNMSNARELVGNALQVAVVNSEDKALEKGTWSTVTTTPGQTQKVVTFHVSENGETVLQEAYEETASDTGEVTQIAIEAYEGGEEFTVVEQNTEDNQSPENSNGEIRGSPTVEVSESENMKSERFYLASTLSDGVLQQVELSSEAPASPSAVSSPSVNTKRFSCRICMESFHGRSDMENHKRAHLDANTFKCPDCDFTSTSWPEVKAHMELHSYLRPHKCPTCSFASKNKKDLRRHMMTHTNEKPFLCKLCGQRFNRNGHLKFHMERLHNQENLIRKNPTSTSQQTIIVNSDEEALATLQSLQGHQTALTPERLQALGQEHIIVAQEPSDQEESAYIQQITTIDGQTVQHLMTGDNQVTEVQYIISQEGMSHLTPHEYVVVSDGSHIQMPDGQIIQYEHDGTFLQEQQIAVSHDGQIRYLPVRSEQQIVIPEDLKAGDPSEVTDAALMQTQTLYTEATPEQLEQLQQQGIQYDVITFTDE; encoded by the exons ATGGATTCAGAGGAGAATGAAGTGGAAAGCAGCAGTGATGCTGGCCCCTCTGGAATGGAGGAGCCGTCTGAGAGTGGCATGGGTATGGAGTCTTCAGAGGCCATGTCTGCTGACAGCAGTGATGCTGCTGCCTCCCATCTACAGGCTCCAGAGTCCGACTGCCATGTGGGACAGAGCTCAGAGAGGCTTGTG GTATTCATACCAGAAACCAGCTCAAGCACAGACATCAGAGTTTCATCGGTGCACCTCCCAGATTCCTCTTCTGTGGCCCAGTCCACCAGCGTGTCAAGTGTCTCCACGGTGACTCAGTCAGTGCTGGTGTCGGAGTCAGCTCAAGTGCTGGTCCACTCCAGTGCTGCTTCTGAAGGAGCCATGATGGTTTCTGATTCAACTGCTTCTACCTCGTCAGATCTGGGGTCTGCTATTGATAAGATCATCGAGTCCACCATCGGCCCTGACATGATGAATG GTTGCATAGCTGTGACTAGTGCAGAAGATGGAGGCGCAGAGACAACCCAGTATCTGATATTACAAGGACCAGATGATG GTGCTCCTATGGTTGCCCAGATGTCCTCTTCAGCACTGTCTAATCGTATAGCCATAGAAGCTCTTGGAGAGGGCCCCACATCTACCTGTGTAGATCAGGGAGACCTGCAGCGCAACCTTGAACCTGACCAGCCTGATGATCGGCCCGGTCATTCTGGTTAtccagaggacagcagcagtcaGCCCGACCAGCCCCAGCACTCCCACCCCTCACAGTACATGGACTGCAGTGGTGATGGCCCAGACCAGACAGAGGAATCTTCATCTTCCTTCGTAGAGTGTTCAAGTGAGGGGCCCGACCAGACACGCTCGCAGTCACGCTTCCCTGACTACAACGAGGAAACCAGTAATCAGGACCTTCCTGGATATGTAGAATGCAGTGGTGCCGACTCAAACGCAACCAGCCATGGCCATTATGTGGTTGAATGCAGTGCTGGATATCTGGAATGTGTAGTGGACGATGGTGAGAGACCACACCATTCTCGGAGTTACATTGACAGCAGTGCGGATCATCAGACTCAGACAAGTCGGCAGTATGGGGCCGAGTACAGAGGCGAGTGTGTTGCAGCTGCCGACTCTGAACAACCTGGGTGTTCTCGCTATCGGCGAACAGATGACGACGAAGATGATGAGCAGAACCAGGATCCCGATCAGCCACAGCATTCCCAACAGCCACACCAGATTTCTTGTTATATGGAAAACAGTAATGGCCGAGAGGCCTCGATCTATGCTGATGACAGCTCCTCGTCAGACCACCCTCTGGCGGACACGGCAGGGTCAGTTGGACTTCCTGAGGCTTTGGAATGCAGTGAGAGTCAGTCTGGGCCCTAcatcagcagcagtgggacTTACAACCCCAATCCGGAGCCTGAGCCCGAAGCCCAACATTGCTCACCCAGCCAAGAGGAGCCCCAAGGATCCCAGGCGCCACAGAATGAGGCCAAAGTAGACAGGGAAATGGAGACATCAACAGTGGCAGACGGCTCCAGAGAGATCCCTCCAAACCTGGCAGAgttggaggaaatgatggaagtGGTGATCGTACAGCAATTCAAGTGTAAGATGTGTCCTTATAAGAGTGCCTCTAAAGACACACTCATTAACCACATGAGAGACAGACACTTTAAGCCTGCAG GGGACATGACCAAGAAGCGCAAGCGCGGACGTCCAACTAAAAGTGAAATGTTGGCCCGCCAGCAGGCAGAGCGGGAAGAAACCATCGAGAGGAAGGCGGCAAAGCTGAAGGCTGCTGAGCCCCAGCAagctgaagaagatgaagacgaTGTTGTGGATGCTGGTGCCATTGATGACCCCGAAG ATGACAGTGACTACAACCCGGCGGATGCAGATTGTGATGGAAGGCCACCCCCGGTTCCGAAGAAGTCCACGCCTCCtatttcttcttcatctcaggGGCGTCCTCGGCGTAAAGTCGGCCGGCCGAGGAAGTACAGCCTGTTGGATGAAGGTTATAATGAGCAAG AAGCAGAGGATGTTGCAAAGAAGTCAAAGATGGATGGAGATACAAGTCCACCTGAGGAAGCAAGTTCTTCTGGATTAAATAATGGTACGACTATGGCGACCAGTGAAGAAACAGCAGAGGCGGCGGTTAGCCAGTCAGATTCTGAGAACAAAGACCCTTCTTCCAATGCACAGCCAGAAGAGCTCTACAAGAGCAAGCGGGGGCGCCCTTCCAAACATTTTCTGCGCAACAAGTataagaaatacattaatagaAA TCGTTGCTTCAAGTCCATCAGGCCACTCCTGAGACCCCACAACTGCTGGATCTGCGGCTCCCGCTTCCTCACTCAAGAAGATCTGCGCTTCCATGTGGACTCTCATGAAGGCAATGACCCGGAACTATTTAAGTGCCTCCAGTGCAACTATCGCTGCAAGCGCTGGTCCTCGCTCAAG GAGCACATGTTCAATCACAAGGGCAGCAAACCCTTCAAGTGTGAGGAGTGTGATTACTCAAGTGTGTACAGGAAAGATGTCCTTCGCCACTCAGCGGTTCACAACAAGGACAA gaaaagaaagacagagatg GCACCAAAGGCGTCTGAGTTTCTCTGCCCTGTGTGTGATAAGGTTTATCCCATGCAGAAGAGACTCACCCAGCATATGAAGACACACAGCTCAGAAAAACCACACATGTGTGACAAA TGTGGCAAATCCTTCAAGAAACGGTACACATTCAAAATGCACCTACTGACCCATATCCAGAGTCTGGGAGACAGCAG GTTCAAGTGTGAATTCTGTGAATACACTTgtgagaacaaaaagctgctgctcaACCATCAGTTGTCCCACACCAACGACCGTCCTttcaaatgtgatttttgtaaatattctaCATCAAAAGAAGAATTCCTGGTCTCCCACCTGGCCATCAAACACACAG GGGAGAAGCCGTTCTCCTGCACTATGTGTCACTTTATGACCAAGCACAGGAAGAATTTACGCCTCCACGTGCAGTGCCGTCACCCTGAGGCCTTTGAGGAGTGGTCTGTGGCCCACCCCGAGGAGCCTGCCAGAAGGCGGCGCAGACCTTTCTTCACCCTGCAGCAGATTGAGGAGCTCAAACAACAATATGACAGCAGTCCAGGGATGCCACGCACCATT GTCACAGTGGATTCTGCCACACTGCAAGCCATGCAAGGTGTGGAAAGTGCCTCAGTGTCCCAGGACACCTTGGGAAACACCACCATCATCTATGAACAAG CTGAAACTGATCTATCAGCACAAAATgcccttcacctgctgctgaacATGAGCAATGCTCGGGAGCTGGTTGGAAACGCTTTACAG GTTGCAGTGGTAAATTCAGAAGACAAAGCTTTAGAAAAAGGCACCTGGAGTACGGTGACGACAACACCGGGTCAAACGCAGAAGGTGGTGACCTTTCATGTGTCTGAGAACGGGGAGACGGTCCTCCAAGAGGCCTATGAGGAGACCGCTTCTGACACAGGAGAAGTCACTCAGATTGCTATTGAAGCCTACGAGGGTGGCGAGGAATTCACTGTGGtggaacagaacacagaagaCAATCAGAGCCCTGAGAACAG TAATGGGGAGATCAGGGGTTCTCCAACTGTCGAAGTGTCTGAGTCGGAGAACATGAAAAGCGAAAGATTCTACCTGGCTTCAACTCTGTCTGATGGTGTCCTTCAACAGGTGGAG CTGAGCAGTGAAGCTCCTGCCTCGCCATCCGCCGTAAGCTCCCCCAGTGTGAACACTAAAAGGTTTTCCTGTCGAATATGCATGGAGTCTTTCCACGGACGGTCTGACATGGagaaccacaagagggcgcacTTGGACGCAAACACCTTCAAGTGTCCTGATTGCGACTTCACTTCCACCTCCTGGCCTGAGGTTAAG GCCCACATGGAGCTGCATTCATATCTACGTCCTCACAAGTGTCCAACCTGTAGCTTTGCCTCCAAGAACAAGAAGGACCTGCGTCGGCACATGATGACACACACCAATGAAAAGCCCTTTCTTTGCAAGCTTTGTGGACAAAG ATTTAATCGAAATGGGCATCTGAAATTTCACATGGAGCGCCTCCACAATCAGGAAAATCTGATTCGGAAGAATCCCACTTCCACGTCTCAGCAGACCATCATAGTTAACAGTGACGAGGAGGCCCTCGCCACGTTGCAGT CCCTCCAGGGACACCAGACAGCGCTCACTCCAGAGAGGCTGCAGGCTCTGGGACAAGAACACATCATTGTAGCTCAGGAACCATCAGATCAG GAGGAAAGTGCGTACATCCAGCAAATAACCACCATAGATGGACAGACAGTTCAGCACCTGATGACAGGAGACAACCAGGTAACTGAG GTCCAGTACATCATTTCACAGGAAGGAATGTCCCACTTGACCCCTCATGAGTATGTTGTAGTATCTGATGGCAGCCACATACAG ATGCCAGATGGTCAGATCATCCAATATGAGCATGATGGGACCtttctgcaggagcagcag ATTGCTGTAAGTCATGACGGACAGATCCGATATCTTCCGGTGAGGTCAGAGCAACAGATTGTAATCCCTGAAGACCTGAAGGCCGGCGACCCCTCCGAAGTGACAG ATGCAGCActgatgcagacacagaccCTCTACACTGAAGCTACCCCtgaacagctggagcagctgcagcagcaaggaATTCAGTATGACGTCATCACATTTACAGACGAATAG
- the LOC101071262 gene encoding zinc finger protein 335 isoform X2, whose product MHFLTKFHKFFHIVHSQDSSTSLKCFFVMDSEENEVESSSDAGPSGMEEPSESGMGMESSEAMSADSSDAAASHLQAPESDCHVGQSSERLVVFIPETSSSTDIRVSSVHLPDSSSVAQSTSVSSVSTVTQSVLVSESAQVLVHSSAASEGAMMVSDSTASTSSDLGSAIDKIIESTIGPDMMNGCIAVTSAEDGGAETTQYLILQGPDDGAPMVAQMSSSALSNRIAIEALGEGPTSTCVDQGDLQRNLEPDQPDDRPGHSGYPEDSSSQPDQPQHSHPSQYMDCSGDGPDQTEESSSSFVECSSEGPDQTRSQSRFPDYNEETSNQDLPGYVECSGADSNATSHGHYVVECSAGYLECVVDDGERPHHSRSYIDSSADHQTQTSRQYGAEYRGECVAAADSEQPGCSRYRRTDDDEDDEQNQDPDQPQHSQQPHQISCYMENSNGREASIYADDSSSSDHPLADTAGSVGLPEALECSESQSGPYISSSGTYNPNPEPEPEAQHCSPSQEEPQGSQAPQNEAKVDREMETSTVADGSREIPPNLAELEEMMEVVIVQQFKCKMCPYKSASKDTLINHMRDRHFKPAGDMTKKRKRGRPTKSEMLARQQAEREETIERKAAKLKAAEPQQAEEDEDDVVDAGAIDDPEDDSDYNPADADCDGRPPPVPKKSTPPISSSSQGRPRRKVGRPRKYSLLDEGYNEQAEDVAKKSKMDGDTSPPEEASSSGLNNGTTMATSEETAEAAVSQSDSENKDPSSNAQPEELYKSKRGRPSKHFLRNKYKKYINRNRCFKSIRPLLRPHNCWICGSRFLTQEDLRFHVDSHEGNDPELFKCLQCNYRCKRWSSLKEHMFNHKGSKPFKCEECDYSSVYRKDVLRHSAVHNKDKKRKTEMAPKASEFLCPVCDKVYPMQKRLTQHMKTHSSEKPHMCDKCGKSFKKRYTFKMHLLTHIQSLGDSRFKCEFCEYTCENKKLLLNHQLSHTNDRPFKCDFCKYSTSKEEFLVSHLAIKHTGEKPFSCTMCHFMTKHRKNLRLHVQCRHPEAFEEWSVAHPEEPARRRRRPFFTLQQIEELKQQYDSSPGMPRTIVTVDSATLQAMQGVESASVSQDTLGNTTIIYEQAETDLSAQNALHLLLNMSNARELVGNALQVAVVNSEDKALEKGTWSTVTTTPGQTQKVVTFHVSENGETVLQEAYEETASDTGEVTQIAIEAYEGGEEFTVVEQNTEDNQSPENSNGEIRGSPTVEVSESENMKSERFYLASTLSDGVLQQVELSSEAPASPSAVSSPSVNTKRFSCRICMESFHGRSDMENHKRAHLDANTFKCPDCDFTSTSWPEVKAHMELHSYLRPHKCPTCSFASKNKKDLRRHMMTHTNEKPFLCKLCGQRFNRNGHLKFHMERLHNQENLIRKNPTSTSQQTIIVNSDEEALATLQSLQGHQTALTPERLQALGQEHIIVAQEPSDQEESAYIQQITTIDGQTVQHLMTGDNQVTEVQYIISQEGMSHLTPHEYVVVSDGSHIQMPDGQIIQYEHDGTFLQEQQIAVSHDGQIRYLPVRSEQQIVIPEDLKAGDPSEVTDAALMQTQTLYTEATPEQLEQLQQQGIQYDVITFTDE is encoded by the exons ATGCATTTCTTGACCAAGTTCCACAAGTTCTTCCATATTGTTCACAGCCAGGATTCCTCCACTTCacttaaatgtttttttg TTATGGATTCAGAGGAGAATGAAGTGGAAAGCAGCAGTGATGCTGGCCCCTCTGGAATGGAGGAGCCGTCTGAGAGTGGCATGGGTATGGAGTCTTCAGAGGCCATGTCTGCTGACAGCAGTGATGCTGCTGCCTCCCATCTACAGGCTCCAGAGTCCGACTGCCATGTGGGACAGAGCTCAGAGAGGCTTGTG GTATTCATACCAGAAACCAGCTCAAGCACAGACATCAGAGTTTCATCGGTGCACCTCCCAGATTCCTCTTCTGTGGCCCAGTCCACCAGCGTGTCAAGTGTCTCCACGGTGACTCAGTCAGTGCTGGTGTCGGAGTCAGCTCAAGTGCTGGTCCACTCCAGTGCTGCTTCTGAAGGAGCCATGATGGTTTCTGATTCAACTGCTTCTACCTCGTCAGATCTGGGGTCTGCTATTGATAAGATCATCGAGTCCACCATCGGCCCTGACATGATGAATG GTTGCATAGCTGTGACTAGTGCAGAAGATGGAGGCGCAGAGACAACCCAGTATCTGATATTACAAGGACCAGATGATG GTGCTCCTATGGTTGCCCAGATGTCCTCTTCAGCACTGTCTAATCGTATAGCCATAGAAGCTCTTGGAGAGGGCCCCACATCTACCTGTGTAGATCAGGGAGACCTGCAGCGCAACCTTGAACCTGACCAGCCTGATGATCGGCCCGGTCATTCTGGTTAtccagaggacagcagcagtcaGCCCGACCAGCCCCAGCACTCCCACCCCTCACAGTACATGGACTGCAGTGGTGATGGCCCAGACCAGACAGAGGAATCTTCATCTTCCTTCGTAGAGTGTTCAAGTGAGGGGCCCGACCAGACACGCTCGCAGTCACGCTTCCCTGACTACAACGAGGAAACCAGTAATCAGGACCTTCCTGGATATGTAGAATGCAGTGGTGCCGACTCAAACGCAACCAGCCATGGCCATTATGTGGTTGAATGCAGTGCTGGATATCTGGAATGTGTAGTGGACGATGGTGAGAGACCACACCATTCTCGGAGTTACATTGACAGCAGTGCGGATCATCAGACTCAGACAAGTCGGCAGTATGGGGCCGAGTACAGAGGCGAGTGTGTTGCAGCTGCCGACTCTGAACAACCTGGGTGTTCTCGCTATCGGCGAACAGATGACGACGAAGATGATGAGCAGAACCAGGATCCCGATCAGCCACAGCATTCCCAACAGCCACACCAGATTTCTTGTTATATGGAAAACAGTAATGGCCGAGAGGCCTCGATCTATGCTGATGACAGCTCCTCGTCAGACCACCCTCTGGCGGACACGGCAGGGTCAGTTGGACTTCCTGAGGCTTTGGAATGCAGTGAGAGTCAGTCTGGGCCCTAcatcagcagcagtgggacTTACAACCCCAATCCGGAGCCTGAGCCCGAAGCCCAACATTGCTCACCCAGCCAAGAGGAGCCCCAAGGATCCCAGGCGCCACAGAATGAGGCCAAAGTAGACAGGGAAATGGAGACATCAACAGTGGCAGACGGCTCCAGAGAGATCCCTCCAAACCTGGCAGAgttggaggaaatgatggaagtGGTGATCGTACAGCAATTCAAGTGTAAGATGTGTCCTTATAAGAGTGCCTCTAAAGACACACTCATTAACCACATGAGAGACAGACACTTTAAGCCTGCAG GGGACATGACCAAGAAGCGCAAGCGCGGACGTCCAACTAAAAGTGAAATGTTGGCCCGCCAGCAGGCAGAGCGGGAAGAAACCATCGAGAGGAAGGCGGCAAAGCTGAAGGCTGCTGAGCCCCAGCAagctgaagaagatgaagacgaTGTTGTGGATGCTGGTGCCATTGATGACCCCGAAG ATGACAGTGACTACAACCCGGCGGATGCAGATTGTGATGGAAGGCCACCCCCGGTTCCGAAGAAGTCCACGCCTCCtatttcttcttcatctcaggGGCGTCCTCGGCGTAAAGTCGGCCGGCCGAGGAAGTACAGCCTGTTGGATGAAGGTTATAATGAGCAAG CAGAGGATGTTGCAAAGAAGTCAAAGATGGATGGAGATACAAGTCCACCTGAGGAAGCAAGTTCTTCTGGATTAAATAATGGTACGACTATGGCGACCAGTGAAGAAACAGCAGAGGCGGCGGTTAGCCAGTCAGATTCTGAGAACAAAGACCCTTCTTCCAATGCACAGCCAGAAGAGCTCTACAAGAGCAAGCGGGGGCGCCCTTCCAAACATTTTCTGCGCAACAAGTataagaaatacattaatagaAA TCGTTGCTTCAAGTCCATCAGGCCACTCCTGAGACCCCACAACTGCTGGATCTGCGGCTCCCGCTTCCTCACTCAAGAAGATCTGCGCTTCCATGTGGACTCTCATGAAGGCAATGACCCGGAACTATTTAAGTGCCTCCAGTGCAACTATCGCTGCAAGCGCTGGTCCTCGCTCAAG GAGCACATGTTCAATCACAAGGGCAGCAAACCCTTCAAGTGTGAGGAGTGTGATTACTCAAGTGTGTACAGGAAAGATGTCCTTCGCCACTCAGCGGTTCACAACAAGGACAA gaaaagaaagacagagatg GCACCAAAGGCGTCTGAGTTTCTCTGCCCTGTGTGTGATAAGGTTTATCCCATGCAGAAGAGACTCACCCAGCATATGAAGACACACAGCTCAGAAAAACCACACATGTGTGACAAA TGTGGCAAATCCTTCAAGAAACGGTACACATTCAAAATGCACCTACTGACCCATATCCAGAGTCTGGGAGACAGCAG GTTCAAGTGTGAATTCTGTGAATACACTTgtgagaacaaaaagctgctgctcaACCATCAGTTGTCCCACACCAACGACCGTCCTttcaaatgtgatttttgtaaatattctaCATCAAAAGAAGAATTCCTGGTCTCCCACCTGGCCATCAAACACACAG GGGAGAAGCCGTTCTCCTGCACTATGTGTCACTTTATGACCAAGCACAGGAAGAATTTACGCCTCCACGTGCAGTGCCGTCACCCTGAGGCCTTTGAGGAGTGGTCTGTGGCCCACCCCGAGGAGCCTGCCAGAAGGCGGCGCAGACCTTTCTTCACCCTGCAGCAGATTGAGGAGCTCAAACAACAATATGACAGCAGTCCAGGGATGCCACGCACCATT GTCACAGTGGATTCTGCCACACTGCAAGCCATGCAAGGTGTGGAAAGTGCCTCAGTGTCCCAGGACACCTTGGGAAACACCACCATCATCTATGAACAAG CTGAAACTGATCTATCAGCACAAAATgcccttcacctgctgctgaacATGAGCAATGCTCGGGAGCTGGTTGGAAACGCTTTACAG GTTGCAGTGGTAAATTCAGAAGACAAAGCTTTAGAAAAAGGCACCTGGAGTACGGTGACGACAACACCGGGTCAAACGCAGAAGGTGGTGACCTTTCATGTGTCTGAGAACGGGGAGACGGTCCTCCAAGAGGCCTATGAGGAGACCGCTTCTGACACAGGAGAAGTCACTCAGATTGCTATTGAAGCCTACGAGGGTGGCGAGGAATTCACTGTGGtggaacagaacacagaagaCAATCAGAGCCCTGAGAACAG TAATGGGGAGATCAGGGGTTCTCCAACTGTCGAAGTGTCTGAGTCGGAGAACATGAAAAGCGAAAGATTCTACCTGGCTTCAACTCTGTCTGATGGTGTCCTTCAACAGGTGGAG CTGAGCAGTGAAGCTCCTGCCTCGCCATCCGCCGTAAGCTCCCCCAGTGTGAACACTAAAAGGTTTTCCTGTCGAATATGCATGGAGTCTTTCCACGGACGGTCTGACATGGagaaccacaagagggcgcacTTGGACGCAAACACCTTCAAGTGTCCTGATTGCGACTTCACTTCCACCTCCTGGCCTGAGGTTAAG GCCCACATGGAGCTGCATTCATATCTACGTCCTCACAAGTGTCCAACCTGTAGCTTTGCCTCCAAGAACAAGAAGGACCTGCGTCGGCACATGATGACACACACCAATGAAAAGCCCTTTCTTTGCAAGCTTTGTGGACAAAG ATTTAATCGAAATGGGCATCTGAAATTTCACATGGAGCGCCTCCACAATCAGGAAAATCTGATTCGGAAGAATCCCACTTCCACGTCTCAGCAGACCATCATAGTTAACAGTGACGAGGAGGCCCTCGCCACGTTGCAGT CCCTCCAGGGACACCAGACAGCGCTCACTCCAGAGAGGCTGCAGGCTCTGGGACAAGAACACATCATTGTAGCTCAGGAACCATCAGATCAG GAGGAAAGTGCGTACATCCAGCAAATAACCACCATAGATGGACAGACAGTTCAGCACCTGATGACAGGAGACAACCAGGTAACTGAG GTCCAGTACATCATTTCACAGGAAGGAATGTCCCACTTGACCCCTCATGAGTATGTTGTAGTATCTGATGGCAGCCACATACAG ATGCCAGATGGTCAGATCATCCAATATGAGCATGATGGGACCtttctgcaggagcagcag ATTGCTGTAAGTCATGACGGACAGATCCGATATCTTCCGGTGAGGTCAGAGCAACAGATTGTAATCCCTGAAGACCTGAAGGCCGGCGACCCCTCCGAAGTGACAG ATGCAGCActgatgcagacacagaccCTCTACACTGAAGCTACCCCtgaacagctggagcagctgcagcagcaaggaATTCAGTATGACGTCATCACATTTACAGACGAATAG